The Gracilimonas sediminicola sequence GACTCTTGCTGCCTTCGCCCCCATGATTTTTTGGCCGGGTATTGTCGGGGAGTTTATGGGATACTTGCCGAAAACTCTAATTATTACCCTGAGTAGTTCCCTGTTTGTTGGGTTGATTATCAACCCGGTAATCTGTGCATTATTTATGCGGGTTGATACTGAGCAGGGTAAAGCAGTGATGACAAAAGCAGGAAAAATCACTCTTTATGTTTTTTTGAGTCTCATTGGATTAGTTTTACTTATTTCAAGTTTTATAACTTGGACCATGCTGATCACACTTGGGGTGATACTTTGGGTATCCAATAAATATGTTCTTGAGCCTATTGGTAATTGGTGGCAGCGAGAGGGTCTTAATAAGGTGCTGGATCGATATGAAAGAATATTAGCTTGGACTTTAAATGGTGTTGTGGGCCCATTAATTACTTTCGTTATAGCTGGAATTGTATTTATTGGCAGTTTCCTTTCATTGTATTTTTTCTTTCCGGGATCAGAATTCTTCCCGGAAGACATCCCGCCAAGAGACATCTACGTTCAAATTGAAACACCTGTTGGTTCGGATGTGGAGTTCACAAAAAGCGTAGTGGATAAAGTAGCCGCTCGTGTTGAGCAAATGCCCTACAACGTGGATTACAATACTATTCTGGCAACATCGGGTGCGGCAATTACCAGCGACCCGGCCGCCTCGGGAGGGAATTCAACCCATCTCGGAACGGTTGCCATTAATTTTGTGGATTATGAAGAACGCCAAAAAGGCGTGTTTGAAGCCATGGAATACATGCGGAATGATTTGTCCGGGCTTGTTGCCGGCGCAAAAATCACCGTAGAAAAACCACAGGACGGCCCGCCCACCGGACCTCCGATTAACCTTGAAATCTCCGGTCCTCAAATGGATCAGCTAACACGCATCTCAAACCGTGTGCTGGAGATTATGGAAGAAGATTCCATCTTCGCTAAATTGGATGGACTTGAAACCGATTTACCGGAAGCCAGACCGGAAGTGAAAGTCGAAGTGGACCGTGAAAAAGCAGCACTTTTCGATTTAAATACCAATGAAGTTGGGATGACGGTGCGACAGGCCATCAACGGTGTAGAGGCTTCAAAGTTCCGGGATGGAAAAGAAGAATACGAAATTATTGTCCGCCTTTCGGATGAGTACAGAGATGATCTCAGCACCCTGGCAGATCTGACTATATTCCAGGAAGGAATTCAGGTCCCTCTTTCAGAAGTGGCCACCTGGGAAGTGAGTGATGGCTTCGGCGGAATCCGTCATAAAGAGTCAGAGCGGGTTATTACCGTTAGTGCGGATGTTCGCTCCGGTTACCAGTCAAATGCCGTGTTAGCCGAAGCGCAGGTGCTGTTACAGGATTACCTGGATGGACTTCCCGGCGGCTACTCGTACGAATGGACAGGGCAGCAACAGGATCAGCAGGAGTCGTTTGAGTTCCTGGGCAAAGCCTTCTTGATAGCTTTATTCCTTATTGCGTTTATTTTGGTTTCACAGTTCAATTCAGTAGCCAAGCCGGTCATTATTTTAAGTTCGGTGATTATGTCCACCGCCGGAGTATTTTATGGATTGGTGACCTTCCAGATGGCCCTTGGTCTGATGGCTATACTTGGAATTATATCGCTGGCCGGGGTAGTGGTGAATAACGCCATTGTACTTATTGACTATGTTGATATTCTGCGAACCCGGGACGGACTCGACTTACGCAGCGCCTTGATTGAAGGCGGGAAAGTTCGTTTCCGGCCGGTAATTTTAACGGCTATCACAACAACTCTTGGCTTGGTACCGCTGGCAATCGGTTTCAACTTTGACTTCATAACCTTAGTCAGCAGCCCGATTACCTTCTTTTCAAACCTCAGTGAGTACATTTTCTGGGGTGGTGAACAAGCAGCCTGGTGGGGCCCTATGGCTATCGCCGTTATTGTTGGGTTGATTTTCGCCACTGCCTTAACGCTTATCCTTGTGCCTGTACTTTACAGCGTCATTGAGCGAGGCAGAAGAAAAGTGAATACCATTATGTTCGGAACAACCGAGCCGGGTATTATAAAAGACCAAAGTGAGTTGAATGGCGAATCTAAAGGCAAACCTGCTTTAGAACCTTCAGCCGGCTAAAGCTCGAAAAACGAATAGTTAAAGCCCGTCATCTTTTTAAAAGGAAGACGGGCTTTTTTGTTTGTGAAAACTTTTATCTTATAAGAAAAATTAAAAACAACATTCTGTGATACAACGACTACAAACGGTATTTTTGGCACTGGCATCCATACTTAATCTTTCGGTTTATTTTACCCCTATTTACGAGAAAGCTATGAACGATCCCCAGCTCTGGATTGGCATTGGCCTGGCAAGTTCGTTGTTAGTGGCTTTGATCATAAATGTCTTTTCCATCTTCCTCTATAATAACCGGAAAAATCAGATAGCTTGGGTGAAACGAGCTGCGCTGCTGCAGGTAATCGGACTTGGGTTTTGTGTGGGGGTTTTATTTTCGTTGGGAGGAATCGGAACCTACCTTTGGGATGAAGCGCTTGGAACCGGGCTTGTAATTGCAGGACTCCTGTTTCAGATTTTAGCACTTCGTTTTATTAAAAAAGATGAGGAATTAGTCCGTTCAATGGATCGAATCCGATAGGAGTATTTTGAGTCAGGATTATTCAAAAGCTAAAGTTTATCTGATCCTTATAGTTGGGCTCACCACCTTTGGCTTTGCCCCCATTTTAGTGAAGTTTGCTACCGAACATTCGGCCCTTTTGTTAGTGGCCATACGTACGGTAGGCGCTTTTCTGATGCTGCTCCCGTTCTATATCTATCAAAAAAAGAGCGACAAATACGATGTAAAACCGGTGGGCAATGAAACCAAATGGATGGCCTTTGCCGGTATCGCTTTAGGACTCCACTTCATACTTTGGATCAGCTCACTTTATTACACCTCGGTGGCTTCAGCTTCGGTGCTGGTTACCATCCACCCCATTATGTTGATTGTAGCAGAACGGGTATTGTACAAAATGGAGTTTGCTCCCACCGTTTGGATTGGAGTGTTTATTGCTTTTGCCGGATCCGTTCTTCTGGGAATCTCTGATTACAATACGGAGTCAACCTTTGCCAACCCCTTGCTTGGAAATGCGATGGCTTTCGGGGCAGCGGCCATCTTTGCCGTTTATTTTCTGATCGGGAGAAAAATCCGGCAAAATCGATCCTGGCTTGGGTATGTATTCCCGGTGTATGGTTATGCGGCAGCAACCTGTGTGGTCATTTTGCTGATTGTGGAAGGAATTCCCCAGCACATTTCCCCGGTGGTGATTTGGGTAGGGCTGGGATTAGCCATAGGCCCGCAGCTGATGGGCCACGGTTCCCTGAATTATGCCGTTAAATTCGTTTCGCCGACACTACTTTCCACCTTAATTCTGACCGAACCCGTATTTGCGACCGTACTTGCGTTTTTTATCCTCGGAGAACTTCCGGCGATTCTTTCTTTTGTGGCCATTTTTGTGACCTTAGTCGGGGTAGTGCTTACCTGGAAAAAGAAGCCGAAGCATAAGAGAGAGATCGAAGAATAACCCGGCTATTTCAACTCATTTTATCCAATAAGAAGAGTTAGTTTGTAGAAATTTGATATAGAGAATATCGGTAAGTCAATACAAATCAGTGGTAAAAGACATTTCGCGAACCTTTTCGGTTATTTCAACGTTAGAAATGCTGAATTAGATTAAACATTACTAAGAATTCAGGAATTCAGCTTAAATAGGTGTATCATTACTTCCGGCAGATGGAATTGTGACTTCATTATAGAATTGATTTCAAACAATAATGAAACCAACATCACTTAATGCTATTTGAAAGAGACAACATTATTGGAGTGTCTAAGTATCTGCTCCTCACCGGCTGTGGAGCTATGCTTTTCTTAAGCTGTTCGCAATCTTCAGACACACGCGAGAACAGCGAAACCCTCCCTGTTTCTGTAAGTGAACCCGTTGAGAGAGATTTTGCAGAGATTAAAAGGAATGGCGTACTCCGTATGATTACCAGCTACAGTTCGGGCTCCTATTTTCTGTATAAAGGAGTTCAGGTTGGTTTTGAATACGAGCTGCTGAAAGCCTTCACAAAAGAAAATGACCTTGCCCTTGAGGTTGTGATTACCGGCCCCGATGAAAGTCCCTATGACCTGCTCAATAGCGGTCGCGGAGATATTATAGCGGCCAATTACACCATCACCCCCGAAAGAAAGCAGGTGGTAGAGTTTACCCGTCCGTACAACATGGTTGATCAGCTTATTGTCGTTTCGGATGATCTGGGTTTTAAACCGGAAAGTATTTCGGATATGGAGGGAATTCCCATCAGCGTTCGCCGAAACAGCTCGTATTACGTTCGCTTAAAAGAGCTTAAAGATGAAGGCTTCCCGGTGAACATCAACATTATTCCTGAAGATATGGACACCGAGTCGGTATTATTTCAGGTAGCCGATGGTACGTATGAAGCTACCGTTGCCGACGACAATATTTTTGATGCGGCCGATAAATACATGAATGGCCTTATAAAAGGACCACTAATTGCCGAAAGTGATACCATTGCCTGGGCAGTCCGCAAAAATGCCCCCGATCTCGAATATCAGCTAAACCGTTTCCTGTACAAGCATTTTCGTTTTGATGAGGATGGGGTTCCCAAACGCTCTGCATTTCTGAATGTATTAAGGAAAAAATACTTTGAGTCGGGCAACCAAATAGCTGATTATTACAGCCCTAATTATCAGGGAGAGCAATATGGCACCATTTCTCCCTATGATAATATGATTCGTGAGGTAGCCGATGAAATGGATGTCGACTGGGTGATGCTTACCGCTATAGCTGCGCAGGAATCGAAATTTAATCCAAGCTCGGTGAGCTGGGCAGGAGCTGTCGGGATTATGCAGGTGTTGCCAAGGTTCTCAGAAATCTCATCCGACTCATTGTACATCCCGGAAGTGAATATTCGTGAAGGGGCTAAAATTCTGGCTTCTCATCTTGATCACTATGCTTATATGGATTCTACCAATAAATGGTCGTTTGCCCTGGCTGCATACAATGCCGGTTCCGGCCACCTGGCTGATGCCCGCCGGCTCACTATCGATCACAATAAAAACCCGAATGAGTGGGAAGATGTGTCGGAGTCTTTACTAAAGCTGATGCAGCGCAAGTACTACCAGAATGCACGCTATGGCTTTTGCAGGGGTATCGAAACGGTTCGGTATGTAAATGAAATTATGAACCGGTACAGTACCTATCAAACCATATTGGCGCATAACAGAGAAAAGACCGCAACGGGAACCGGAGTGCTGGGTTTAAAAACCTTTAATTAACCTTCAGCACCAGTATGGTGATGTCATCGTACTGAATGCCATCCGAAAAGTCCATAATGTCATCGATAACAGCATTCATTATTTCGCTTGATGATTTTTCAAGATGGGATTGAATGCATTGAATAAGCCTTTCTTCTTCGTACTCTTCGGTTTGCTCGGGGTTCATCGCTTCGGTAACGCCATCTGTATAAAAAATCAATGTATCGCCGGCTTGCAGGTCAATGGAGGCAGAATCATAAGGCATCATGGAAGGCATTGCGCCTAAAATCACGCCACCCGCATCAAGTTCAACCGGTTCTTTACTGCCTTTTTTGAATAGCATTGGGTTGTTATGGCCCGCATTCACATAATCAAATTGCTTGCCATCAGCTGATATTTTTCCCCAGAAGAAAGTAATGAATTTGTCAGCCGGTGTGTTTTTATGGATGATATCATTAATGCTTCCGGTTGCTTCAGCCAGCGTTATGTCAATGGGGGCTAAGGCATGTAACATCGATTGCAGGTTGGCCATCAACAAAGAAGCCGGCACACCTTTGCCGGTTACATCGGCAATGGCGAGTATATGTCCGTTGTCAGGAGTTTCAAGCACATCGAAATAGTCGCCACCCACCTGACGGGAAGAAATGTTTGTGGCCTCTAAATCAAAGCCTTCGATAGTTGGAATTGGGGAAGGAAGCAGCCCTTGCTGAATGGTTTTGGCAAGGTTGAGTTCCTCTTCCATTCGCTGTTTTTCTATCCGCTCTTCGAGCAATAATGTCTTTTGGATGGTAAGTAATGCCAGGTTCCCCAGCGACTGTAAAAAGTTGACCTGCTCTTTACCATAAGGCTCTTTATTGGCAGGAGCTCCAACCCCTACAACACCAATTTTTTCATTCTGAAAGCGGAGCGCAATTAGCAGTTTGATGCCGTTTTTCTCCAAAAAGGGGCAGTCATGTTCTTCATCACAATAGAAAACATCTTCGAGTTCAAAAAGGGTATTCAGCTCTTTATCAGTAGGCTGTTCCTTCAACCCGCTGCTGGATACGATAGATTTTTCTCCGTCAATATCCAGCACAAAAAAGAATGTTCGGATCAACATTTGCCCCAGCATGGCAAACTTAAAGGTTCGGGCAATTTCATCCCGGTCCACCATCAAATTGAAATCTTTACTGAGTTCCAGAAGGGTGTTCAGGTCGTGTACTTTACGATCGAGCTTCCGGTTTATCAGTCGAAGCTCCTGGAACATTCTGGAGTTAGCTATGGCAACCGAAGAAATAATAGTCAGGCTTTCGATGAACTCCAGTTCGCTGGCTGTAAGCGGCTGCTTATTTCCCTTTGGCCCCAGACACAAAAAACCAAGGTGATGGTTGGTGGTTCTCAGGTTAAAAAAGATACTGCCTTCAGCCAGGCCCAGTTTTTTTGAAATCTCAGGAAATTCTTCCGCTTTAAGTACCGTACGATCCAGCTCGGCCTCAGGAAATTCAAGCTGAACTGAATCATCCTCATCAAGATTACTCTTTCCCTTAATCTTGCTTACCAGGTAAAAATGGTTCGAGCCTTTGTTGATGAGAATCATACCCTTGGGTACCAGTAGCTTCCCCATGGTAATCAGCAAAAGATTGTTCAGTACAAAATCCGGTTCCTGAGACTCGATGAGCATCCGGCTGGTTTCCAGCAGGGTGCGAAGCTCAAATCGGCTTTGACGTTCTTCAGTATTCGAAAGAGAGGTTTTAGTATCCACGATGCGTCAAAGGTTTTTGACCATACGTATTTCGTTGGTATGTCCTTTGCGGTTATACTGTACCTGATCCATGAGCTTACGGATCAGGTAAACGCCCATGCCGCCGCGTTTCTTTTCTTTGATGCGTTGCATAAGGTCGGGTTCACTGTAAGTGCTGGGGTCAAAACTATTCCCTTCATCCATCAATGAAATCCATAGCTGGTTGGCGTTGGAGCCAATTTCTATATTCACTTTTTCGGTGGGGGAGTTTTTATAGGCGTGTTTAATAATATTTGTGTAGGCTTCATCCACTGCCAGCCTTATTTCTGAAATATCTTTTTGGCTGAGCCCGATATTCTCGGCATGGGCAGCTACAAAATCCCGCACTTTGGCGAGATGCTCTGTAGAAGCTTCAACAGAAAGGGTTTGTATGTTATTATTTCCAGCCACTCTCTTGGTTATTTAATTGTCAAAGCTTTCTAAGGCTTCTTTTTCATCTTCCAGGATATCATACAAAGTTGGAAAGCCCAACAGATCGAATACGTTATAAACGCGGTCGTTCATATTTGTTAGTTTGATGTCGCCGCCTAAACTTCTCACATCTTCGATGTAAGCCATAAAAACACCTAAACCGGCACTGGCTATATAATCCAGGCCGGAGCAGTTGACGATGATAGCATAGCTTTCTTCATCAATTAACGATTTTAGTGCGTTCTCAAGCTGAGAAGCAGTATGCGCATCAAGCTCTCCACTGATATCCAGTATACTTACGTGATCATGTTGGCGTGTAGCAATACTGAAATTTTTCATTCCACTTTTATTGAGGTTGGTGAATGATGTTGAAGCTGCATAATAACGTAAACCGTAGAATTAGGAAAGTTTTTCGGAGTGGAAGGTTACGAAGTTGGAATAAAAAAGATGCAAAAAAATAGCCCCGCACATTTATCTAATGTGCGGGGCTGACTATTCATCAAGAGAGACGCTACTTGAGCGCATCTGTAATTAAGCAAATGCTTGGGAGAGATACAACTATAAATTATTTAAGCTTAAAATAGTATCAGCTTCCTGATCTCTGGACTTTAGAAACCCAGTAGCCGGTATTCAATTCACTACCAAGTTCAGCCCCAAATTCTTCAGCTTCAGCTTTCTCAGCGAAAAAGCCAACCCGAAGCCGGAACCAAACATCACCGGTTTCTTCTTTCCCTATTTTAACCGTATATACATGAGGATAATCACGATCGGTTAAGGTATTTTTATATTCGTTAGCCTCTTCTTCCGACCGGAAAGCTCCAACCTGAACTACATATGTTCCGTCTTCAGCAAACTGAGGACCCTGTTGCTCTTCCACCATTTCCTGTTGTTGCTGGGCTTGTGCAATACTGTCTTCCCGGGCCTGCATCATCTCAGCGATTCTTTGTTCCTGTACTTGTCTCAGAGAATCAAGCCGGGCTTGTTCAGCGGCTCTTCGTTCTTCTTCGCTTGGTCCGCACGCCTGGAAACTCACCAAAGCCACTGCCAACAACAATGTGTAGATGCTTACTTTTTTCATAAGAATAGTAGTTAGTTGATAATTATCTGTAAATGGTATTCCCGAAACGAATTAAACTTACATTATCCCAACCTGTTTCACAAATATTCACGGGGCAAAACTTTCAGAAGTATCAGATTAGTCCGTATCTTATATAGACTGAATCTAAATGAATATATTTTGGTTCAGCAACTACATGAAAAACTCTCTGTTAAAAATATCCGGATTAACGAAGTCATTCGACCAAAGCGGGCCCGTTGTAAACGATGTCAGTTTTGAAGTTGGTAAGAATGAAATATTCGCACTTTTAGGCCCCAGCGGGTGCGGGAAGACTACAACCCTGCGCCTAATCGCAGGTTTTGAACAATGCGAAGCCGGCGAAGTACACATCGAAAATGAGCTGGTTGAAAGTACCCGGAAACGCCTTTCTCCACAGAAAAGAGAGATAGGTTTTGTGTTTCAGGACTACGCACTTTTCCCACACATGAACGCGCTCGAGAATGTGGCTTTTGGCCTTCGGGAAGTAGAGAAAAAGAAGCGTCCGGTGTTAGCTGAAGAAGTGCTTTGCCGAACGGGTATGGAAAAGTACAAACACCGTATGCCTGATGAACTCTCCGGTGGGCAGCAGCAGCGCGTAGCGCTGGCCCGGGCTATCGCCCCCAAGCCGAGGCTCGTGCTAATGGATGAGCCTTTTTCAGGACTCGATGCCATGCTCCGCGACACCACCCGAAAAGAAGTTCGTGCTATTCTGAAGAAATCAGGGATGAGTGCAATTCTTGTAACTCATGATCAGGAGGAAGCCCTTTCTTTTGCCGACCGGATCGCAGTTATGAATAACGGGCAGATTGAGCAAATCGGGACTCCGGAAGAGGTGTACTATCATCCCAAAACACAATTTGTAGCCCAGTTTTTAGGCCGAACGAACTTATTCCGAGCTCATGCTGACGGATCTGATAATGTAGAAACCCGGCTGGGTCCGGTTAAAATAAACAAAGAAGCTGAAGGCCTGATTTTATGTTCCATCCGCCCGGAGCACCTGACCATTGAGCGGTGCAAAGAAAATGGAAATGAAAGCGGCATCATTGTTGGGCGGGAGTTTCGCGGGCACGATATTACCTACCACGTACTTTTTAAGGGAGATAAGTACATTGTTCATACCGATAACCGGCTTCTGTTTGATGTGGACGAGCATGTAATTGTGAAACCTCTGGAGCCGGCTGTAGTATTAGAACAGAAAGCCTGAACCGAAATTAAAATCTAACCGAAGTATTATGTCATTTTTTGGATTTCTTTTGTTACTGCTGATCGCCGCTATTTGTGGAGGTATAGGGCAAAGCATCAGCGGATATAGTTTTGGAGGCTGCCTGATCTCAGCCGGGGTTGGTTTTATTGGTGCCATTATTGGCAAGTGGATTGCCAGCGAACTGGGCCTTCCTGAACTTTGGACTATTGAAATCAGCGGAAGTCCCTTCCCCGTTATTTGGTCTATCATCGGGGCCGCATTATTCACCGCTATTCTCGGCGCTATCATGAGGGGCAAGGAAAAAGCAATCTGACGTTTTCACTCTTATCATAATTGATAAGATTTGTGAAGCCCCTTCCATTTGCCGCAGGTATTTCGTAATTAGCAGCTTCTTATTAATGCTAAAATCGGGATATATGTATAAGTCATTTATTTATGCGGTGATTCTTTTTCTAAACATAAGCGGGTTTACAGCCTTAGCTCAGGTAAACGATGAACTGCCAAAGCGGAGTGATAATCTTGAGGTGCTTTCTCATGTGCCACTGGGAGCTCCTTTAAGTGTTACGGATATTGTAATTGAACAGGAATTAAGCCGCCCATATGCTTACGTGGGAAGGATGCAGGCCGAGAAAGGCTTCGACATCATTGACTTATCAAATCCTGAAAAAGCAGAGGTAATTTACCGCTGGCGAATGCCAAATGAAGAGCTGCATGTTGGGCTGGGCGGAATGGATCCCAAATACTTCAAGCATAAAAACCGCTACTATGTGGTACAGTCGCTGCAGTTTTTTCAGGGCGGACCAAATACCGATGCCGGCGCCGTTGTCGTTGATGTAACCGGATTACCGGATGTGAGCAAAGTGAAAACGGTGGGTTATGTTCGGAATGCAGAACACCCGGGTGGCTTCCACAATATATTTATGTACAAGCATTCTGATGGCCGGCCCCTGCTGTTTGCCACCACCTCTGGAGATGATGCCTATGTATATGACCTTGGGAAATTTGTTGAAGGGAAAGAAGATATCCTTGCCGGAACCATTCCCAACCCGGACACTCCTGCTCGCATGGCCGGTGCTTCTTTAGGGTATCATGATTTTTATGTAGGATATCATCCCGATAGCCAGCAAGATCGCTTTTATGGCGGTGGAGCCGGCGGTTATTTTGTATTTGATGTGACTGAGATGGATTCGGTCAGCTTGCTGGCTTCAGTGACCGGCGTGAGCGGAGTTGTTTGGGGACACACGGTTACCCCATCACCGGATGGCCGTTATATTGTCGGGGAAACAGAATACATGCACGCCCCGCTGCGCATTTTTGACCTGAAGCCCGCTCTTGACGGTGACGTTCAGAACATCAGCGATCCCATAAGTTCCTGGAATTTTGACTATGAAAACCTGGTGCACAATCACGAAGTAAGGTGGCCGTATCTATTCGTGTCCGGTTATGAAGATGGCTTACTGGTTGTGGATTTATTCAGCCCGGATGAACCGAAAACGGTTGCCTATTATGATACCTT is a genomic window containing:
- a CDS encoding LVIVD repeat-containing protein, which gives rise to MYKSFIYAVILFLNISGFTALAQVNDELPKRSDNLEVLSHVPLGAPLSVTDIVIEQELSRPYAYVGRMQAEKGFDIIDLSNPEKAEVIYRWRMPNEELHVGLGGMDPKYFKHKNRYYVVQSLQFFQGGPNTDAGAVVVDVTGLPDVSKVKTVGYVRNAEHPGGFHNIFMYKHSDGRPLLFATTSGDDAYVYDLGKFVEGKEDILAGTIPNPDTPARMAGASLGYHDFYVGYHPDSQQDRFYGGGAGGYFVFDVTEMDSVSLLASVTGVSGVVWGHTVTPSPDGRYIVGETEYMHAPLRIFDLKPALDGDVQNISDPISSWNFDYENLVHNHEVRWPYLFVSGYEDGLLVVDLFSPDEPKTVAYYDTFLGKHQSGMCGDNTCNGAFGVDVRNEDGLIVVSDMGTGFWAFRLDDFQGWNGRGWGLPNISSAQNWDDGPTEN